In Cupriavidus basilensis, one genomic interval encodes:
- the hrpA gene encoding ATP-dependent RNA helicase HrpA: MSAQRPAKPLSPDRKTDAGRPAPKAAPSPAQPAVQPVARPARAPAVAATPAAGPPAERPPRQPGQARQARTQPANGTPRPPRPERTERTERAPREARRPVRQANPLPPITFPEALPVSGRREEIAKALLANQVVIVSGETGSGKTTQLPKICLSIGRGPGADGSGGLIGHTQPRRIAATSTAKRIAQEIGTPLGEHVGYQVRFNDTMSAGASVKLMTDGILLAETQNDPLLRAYDTIIIDEAHERSLNIDFLIGYLKEILPKRPDLKLVITSATIDANRFAEHFAQGGKPAPVIEVSGRLYPVEIRYRPIEKDKAAGEGAPKSAQSKDRDLFDGIVEAVDELCRLGPGDVLVFLPGEREIREAAEALRKHHPPHTEILPLFARLSVQEQERVFRPSNARRIVLATNVAETSLTVPGIRYVVDTGMARVKRYSYRNKVEQLQIEAISQAAANQRAGRCGRVADGVCIRLYEEADFVSRARFTDPEILRSSLAAVILRMKALKLTAIEEFPFIEPPLGRAIADGYQLLQELGAVESVGDDANALTQVGRQLARLPLDPRVARMTLAAREHHCLREVLIIASALSVQDPRDRPQEAQEAADQAHRKFMDERSEFLGWVKMWKWFEEAVAHKKTNRQLQDQCRASFLSHVRLREWRDVHSQLLTTVTEQGWKLNESEPTYEQVHKALLTGLLGNVGCKIEDADGRGREYLGARGIKFHLWPGSLIARKVGRWIIGAELIETSRLFARTLAKIEPEWLEQVGRHLLRVSWSDPHWEKKSGQVMAMERATLYGLVVYQHRRVHYGPMNPAEARELFIRRGLVEGEFDTKLPFFAHNQRLTREIENLEHKARRQDVLVDDELIFAFYDRLIPAEIHQQATFEQWYQAESARERKLLYLNREELMRHEAAGITTDLFPKLMPVAGVDMSLTYHFEPGSHRDGVTLTVPLYALNQVRQERADWLVPGMVKEKVHLLLKSLPQKLRRHCVPLPDYAAGFVDRNAFGEGELLDVLIADIREQTGTMVKRADFKLETLPAHHAMNFKVVDEHGRQLDMGRNLAQLRAEFGGQAQQSFQNIAARDVPAAEAGQYENLTSWSFGELPELLEVRKGNQTLYGYPALVDHATHCDVEVFDDPQEAARIHQAGLRRLFALQLREQVKFLEKNIPGMQQMAMQYMTLGTQEMLRDQIVMLALERACLQAPLPRNEAEFAARKEEGRSRLSLLAQEIARLVGAVLAEYATLPRKLIQAKPFAAAHADMQAQLTRLMGKHFVADTPYLQLVHFPRYLKGIAMRIDKIKGDPARDTQRLQEITPLLQQWQRAETQLRQQGRGVEDARLDEFRWMLEELRVALFAQELRTPVPMSVKRLQKVWEAMQR; encoded by the coding sequence ATGTCAGCACAACGCCCAGCCAAACCTTTGTCGCCGGATCGGAAAACCGATGCCGGCCGCCCCGCGCCCAAGGCCGCCCCGTCGCCAGCCCAGCCCGCTGTCCAGCCTGTCGCCAGGCCGGCGCGAGCGCCGGCCGTGGCCGCCACGCCAGCCGCCGGTCCGCCGGCAGAACGCCCGCCCCGGCAGCCGGGCCAGGCCCGGCAAGCCAGGACGCAGCCGGCAAACGGCACGCCCCGGCCGCCGCGCCCGGAGCGCACCGAGCGCACCGAGCGAGCGCCCCGCGAGGCACGCCGCCCGGTGCGCCAGGCCAATCCGCTCCCGCCCATCACCTTCCCCGAGGCGCTGCCGGTATCCGGCCGCCGCGAGGAGATCGCAAAGGCGCTGCTGGCCAATCAGGTGGTGATCGTCTCCGGCGAGACCGGCTCCGGCAAAACCACCCAGTTGCCCAAGATCTGCCTGTCGATCGGGCGCGGTCCGGGCGCTGACGGCAGCGGCGGCCTGATCGGCCATACGCAGCCACGCCGGATTGCCGCCACCTCCACGGCCAAGCGCATCGCGCAAGAGATTGGCACACCGCTGGGCGAGCACGTGGGCTACCAGGTGCGTTTCAACGACACCATGTCGGCGGGCGCGTCGGTCAAGCTGATGACCGACGGCATCTTGCTGGCCGAGACGCAGAACGATCCGTTGCTGCGCGCTTACGACACCATCATCATCGACGAGGCGCACGAACGCAGCCTCAATATCGATTTCCTGATCGGCTACCTGAAGGAGATCCTGCCGAAGCGGCCCGACCTCAAGCTGGTCATCACCTCGGCCACCATCGACGCCAACCGCTTTGCCGAGCACTTCGCGCAGGGCGGCAAGCCTGCGCCCGTAATCGAGGTCAGCGGGCGTCTGTATCCCGTGGAGATCCGTTACCGGCCAATCGAGAAGGACAAGGCGGCGGGCGAGGGCGCGCCCAAGTCCGCGCAATCGAAAGATCGCGACCTGTTCGACGGCATCGTCGAGGCGGTGGACGAGCTGTGCCGGCTTGGCCCGGGCGATGTGCTGGTGTTCCTGCCCGGCGAGCGCGAAATTCGCGAGGCTGCCGAGGCGCTGCGCAAGCACCATCCACCGCATACCGAGATCCTGCCCCTGTTCGCGCGCTTGTCGGTGCAGGAACAGGAACGGGTGTTCCGGCCTTCCAACGCGCGGCGCATCGTGCTGGCCACCAACGTGGCAGAAACCTCGCTGACCGTGCCGGGCATCCGCTACGTGGTGGATACCGGGATGGCGCGGGTCAAGCGCTATTCCTACCGCAACAAGGTCGAGCAGCTGCAGATCGAGGCGATCTCGCAGGCCGCCGCCAACCAGCGCGCCGGGCGTTGCGGCCGGGTGGCCGACGGTGTGTGCATCCGCTTGTACGAGGAGGCCGATTTCGTCAGCCGGGCGCGCTTTACCGATCCGGAAATCCTGCGCTCGTCGCTGGCCGCGGTGATCTTGCGCATGAAGGCGCTGAAGCTGACGGCGATCGAGGAATTCCCCTTTATCGAGCCGCCGCTGGGCCGCGCTATCGCTGACGGCTACCAGCTGCTGCAGGAGCTGGGCGCGGTGGAAAGCGTGGGCGACGACGCCAACGCGCTGACCCAGGTCGGCCGCCAGCTGGCCCGCCTGCCGCTGGACCCCCGCGTGGCCCGCATGACGCTGGCCGCGCGCGAGCACCATTGCCTGCGTGAGGTGCTGATCATCGCCAGCGCGCTGTCGGTGCAGGATCCGCGCGACCGTCCGCAGGAGGCGCAGGAAGCCGCCGACCAGGCCCACCGCAAGTTCATGGACGAGCGCTCCGAGTTCCTGGGCTGGGTCAAGATGTGGAAGTGGTTCGAGGAGGCGGTGGCGCACAAGAAGACCAACCGCCAGCTGCAGGACCAGTGCCGCGCCAGTTTCCTGTCGCATGTGCGCCTGCGCGAATGGCGCGACGTGCATTCGCAGCTGCTGACTACCGTCACCGAGCAGGGCTGGAAGCTCAATGAGAGCGAGCCCACCTATGAGCAGGTGCACAAGGCGCTGCTCACGGGGTTGCTCGGCAACGTAGGTTGCAAGATTGAAGACGCCGACGGGCGCGGGCGCGAGTACCTGGGTGCGCGCGGCATCAAGTTCCACCTGTGGCCCGGCTCGCTGATCGCGCGCAAGGTCGGCCGCTGGATCATCGGCGCCGAACTGATCGAAACCAGCCGGCTGTTCGCGCGCACGCTGGCCAAGATCGAGCCGGAATGGCTGGAGCAGGTCGGACGTCATCTGCTCCGCGTCAGTTGGAGCGATCCGCACTGGGAGAAGAAATCCGGCCAGGTGATGGCGATGGAGCGCGCCACGCTGTACGGGCTGGTGGTCTACCAGCACCGGCGCGTGCACTACGGACCGATGAACCCGGCCGAGGCGCGCGAGCTGTTTATCCGCCGCGGGCTGGTGGAAGGCGAGTTCGATACCAAGCTGCCGTTCTTCGCCCATAACCAGCGCCTGACGCGCGAGATCGAAAACCTGGAGCACAAGGCGCGCCGCCAGGATGTTCTGGTCGACGACGAGCTGATCTTCGCGTTCTACGATCGCCTGATCCCCGCCGAGATTCACCAGCAGGCCACCTTCGAGCAGTGGTACCAGGCCGAGAGCGCGCGCGAGCGCAAGCTGCTTTACCTGAACCGCGAGGAGCTGATGCGGCACGAGGCGGCTGGCATCACCACCGACCTTTTCCCCAAGCTGATGCCGGTGGCGGGCGTGGATATGTCGCTGACATACCACTTCGAGCCCGGCAGCCATCGCGATGGCGTGACGCTGACGGTGCCGCTGTACGCGCTTAACCAGGTGCGCCAGGAGCGCGCGGACTGGCTGGTGCCGGGCATGGTCAAGGAGAAGGTGCACCTGCTGCTCAAGTCGCTGCCGCAGAAGCTGCGCCGCCATTGCGTGCCGCTGCCGGATTACGCGGCGGGCTTCGTCGATCGCAATGCCTTTGGCGAGGGCGAGTTGCTGGATGTGCTGATTGCCGACATCCGCGAGCAGACCGGCACCATGGTCAAGCGTGCCGACTTCAAGCTGGAAACCTTGCCCGCCCACCACGCCATGAACTTCAAGGTGGTGGACGAGCACGGCCGGCAACTGGACATGGGCCGCAACCTGGCTCAGTTGCGCGCCGAGTTTGGCGGGCAGGCGCAGCAGTCGTTCCAGAACATCGCCGCACGCGACGTGCCGGCGGCCGAGGCGGGGCAATACGAGAACCTGACCAGCTGGTCCTTTGGCGAACTGCCCGAGCTGCTGGAGGTCCGCAAGGGCAACCAGACGCTGTACGGCTATCCTGCGCTGGTCGACCACGCCACGCATTGCGACGTGGAGGTGTTCGACGATCCGCAGGAAGCCGCGCGCATCCATCAAGCCGGGCTACGCCGCCTGTTTGCGTTGCAGTTGCGCGAGCAGGTGAAGTTCCTGGAGAAGAATATCCCCGGCATGCAGCAGATGGCGATGCAGTACATGACGCTGGGCACGCAGGAAATGCTGCGCGACCAGATCGTGATGCTGGCGCTGGAGCGGGCCTGCCTGCAGGCGCCGCTGCCGCGCAACGAGGCCGAGTTCGCCGCTCGCAAGGAAGAAGGGCGCTCGCGCCTGAGCCTGCTGGCGCAGGAGATTGCCCGGCTGGTAGGGGCAGTGCTGGCCGAGTACGCGACGCTGCCGCGCAAGCTGATCCAGGCCAAGCCGTTCGCCGCGGCACACGCCGACATGCAGGCGCAACTGACGCGGCTGATGGGCAAGCACTTTGTGGCCGATACGCCTTACCTGCAGCTGGTGCATTTCCCGCGCTACCTGAAGGGCATCGCCATGCGCATCGACAAGATCAAGGGCGATCCGGCGCGCGACACCCAGCGGCTGCAGGAAATCACGCCGCTGCTGCAGCAATGGCAGCGGGCCGAGACGCAGTTGCGGCAGCAGGGGCGGGGCGTGGAAGACGCGCGCCTGGACGAGTTCCGCTGGATGCTGGAAGAACTCCGTGTGGCCCTGTTCGCGCAGGAGTTGCGCACGCCCGTGCCGATGTCGGTCAAGCGTTTGCAAAAGGTGTGGGAAGCGATGCAGCGCTGA